One stretch of Punica granatum isolate Tunisia-2019 chromosome 5, ASM765513v2, whole genome shotgun sequence DNA includes these proteins:
- the LOC116209041 gene encoding uncharacterized protein LOC116209041, translated as MADQIRALEDNGTWVVQSLPTGKKPIGCKWVFKIKRQADGTLDVNNAFLHGILDEEVYIYLFRLVFVRALLAKFVGCRSLYMAFVKASRNWIIFISASDPCQDHWDAAMRVLRYLKQSLGQGIFLQPTSLSLTAYCDADWTNCPMTKRSLTSYFITLGGSPISWKTKKQTTVSKSSAEAKYQSMAVIVSELL; from the exons ATGGCCGATCAAATTCGTGCTCTCGAAGACAACGGGACTTGGGTTGTTCAGTCACTACCAACTGGGAAGAAACCCATTGGATGCAAATGGGTTTTCAAGATTAAAAGACAAGCAGATGGCACT CTGGATGTCAACAATGCTTTTCTCCATGGGATCTTGGACGAAGAAGTTTACATATATCTCTTCCGCCTAGTTTTCGTTCGGGCACTACTGGCCAAGTTTGTCGGTTGCAGAAGTCTTTATATGGCCTTCGTCAAGGCCTCCCGCAATTG GATTATCTTCATCAGTGCTTCC GATCCTTGCCAAGACCACTGGGATGCTGCCATGCGAGTGCTCCGCTATCTCAAGCAATCTCTGGGACAAGGAATATTTCTCCAACCGACCTCTCTGTCTTTAACAGCTTATTGTGATGCAGATTGGACCAATTGTCCTATGACTAAGCGGTCTCTAACAAGCTATTTCATTACCTTAGGCGGCAGTCCCATCTCTTGGAAGACCAAGAAGCAAACGACAGTCTCCAAATCCTCAGCTGAAGCGAAATATCAGTCCATGGCGGTGATTGTTAGTGAGCTCTTATGA
- the LOC116206824 gene encoding SKP1-like protein 1A, translating into MIEDDCADNEIPLPNVTSKILAKVVEYCKKHVEAAAESKSEDRPSPATAAEDELKAWDADFVKVDQATLFDLILVGQLLLS; encoded by the coding sequence ATGATCGAGGACGACTGCGCCGACAACGAGATCCCCCTCCCCAACGTCACCAGCAAGATCCTCGCCAAGGTCGTCGAGTACTGCAAGAAGCACGTTGAGGCCGCCGCCGAGAGCAAGTCCGAGGACCGCCCCTCCCCCGCCACCGCCGCCGAGGACGAACTCAAGGCGTGGGACGCTGATTTCGTCAAGGTCGATCAGGCCACGCTCTTCGATCTGATTCTGGTCGGTCAGTTGCTGCTCTCTTAG